One window of the Thamnophis elegans isolate rThaEle1 chromosome 6, rThaEle1.pri, whole genome shotgun sequence genome contains the following:
- the LOC116510310 gene encoding protein LDOC1-like, with amino-acid sequence MTSVAKRHLMFSGLDLHAENAQLAQQLALLAGQIAQLQGHATTLPQPQGKCTVAMLDKFDSNQAMFPAFLGQCQLFISLREKDFPTDRAKMGFIISLLSGSAARWAIPLLTQASPLLDDFRGICNHLRLMYEDPI; translated from the coding sequence ATGACCTCTGTAGCAAAAAGACATTTGATGTTTTCAGGGTTGGATCTACATGCTGAAAACGCCCAACTTGCACAGCAGTTGGCCTTGCTGGCTGGCCAGATAGCTCAGCTTCAAGGGCATGCTACCACCCTCCCCCAGCCTCAGGGGAAATGTACGGTTGCCATGCTGGATAAGTTTGACAGCAACCAAGCCATGTTTCCAGctttcttgggacaatgccagcttttTATCAGTCTGAGAGAgaaggactttcccactgaccgggctAAAATGGGGTTTATCATCAGCTTACTTTCAGGCTCTGCAGCTCGTTGGGCTATTCCTTTGTTGACCCAGGCTAGCCCTTTGCTGGACGATTTCAGGGGGATTTGTAATCACCTCAGACTCATGTATGAGGACCCCATTTAG